A genomic window from Apus apus isolate bApuApu2 chromosome 26, bApuApu2.pri.cur, whole genome shotgun sequence includes:
- the PROM2 gene encoding prominin-2 produces the protein MRAAGLLLAWALLHPAGTQQCHLAGPGGILRFTDTHAEIRVPALHRLPSALDPLYGLVRRCLDLIQQNPLPTELLRAALNDPSSVRTSQVVQYELGYVVCAAVALLFTVAVPVAGMCFCYCRSRRRCGGRLRVHQRSLGCRRRCLLACLSLTSLVILTSVTCALVTSQRVKGQMELGLGVVPATLRTLGQHIANVPQGVQMVVDQFEVPRQQIISDLGGLSRSVGLSIHAQLKAVTYAALLDLQDRAGDLQTSLHHLQILDRTARALAAARAQLEPALRERRRRVVELLDDPRCTSCASVLGRARSLELGADYSKVPSVEKVLKALAGLPRSDFAEMIRQGNGTFNSIPELAVERMAQIIQDLREEMARVTEKVQSIADGFPLPDYTGPISEVLVKVEDGSQPYLREVERFEQYRWIAGTVLCSIILLILACNVAGMALGTYGLSKREDPGDYECRGEAGAKFLLVGVGLAFLFSWLLILLVFATFLVGGNIQTLVCRNWVNQEIFKFIDTPGNLPPSMNLTRQLNIRRESNLSTTYRECKSGAGLWEVLQLDRSYDLDEHLKSPKYTADFQKLLGDFTTRLGDVRLLRSEGRQDLETFARSGVDEVDYGRFQEEMKNPVVQTSLPGLARSLEGLQKMQRNGTVAGRLAAEARALWQMQNSTVQSQEALVAKLGESVQFLSRLAPHLQERVKTTLATTASVEARLPVQAQQILRQEIGCFTRRELRYFSQYLSWVGQTLREDVASCQPLATALDNGGVILCDRIAEPWNAFWFSLGCCTFFLIPNIIFAIRLTKHFRPIRNRLISTGSEETCPFHIPRVTALKL, from the exons ATGCGAGCAGCcgggctgctgctggcctgggcGCTGCTGCATCCTGCCGGCACCCAGCAGTGTCACCTGGCCGGCCCCGGGGGGATCCTGCGCTTCACCGACACGCACGCCGAGATCCGGGTGCCGGCGCTGCACCGCCTGCCCAGCGCGCTCGACCCCCTCTACGGCCTCGTCCGGCGCTGCCTGGACCTCATCCAGCAAAACCCTCTGCCCACGG agctgctcagggcagccCTGAACGACCCCAGCTCAGTGCGGACATCACAG GTGGTGCAGTACGAGCTGGGCTATGTTGTCTGCGCCGCGGTGGCCCTGCTCTTCACCGTGGCCGTGCCAGTGGCCGGGATGTGCTTCTGCTACTGCCGGAGCCGCCGGCGCTGCGGGGGCCGCCTGCGCGTCCACCAGCGCTCGCTGGGCTGTCGCCGCCGCTGCCTGCTGGCCTGCCTGTCCCTCACCTCCCTCGTCATCCT GACCAGTGTCACCTGCGCCTTGGTCACCAGCCAGCGGGTGAAGGGACAgatggagctggggctgggggtcGTGCCGGCCACCCTGCGCACCCTGGGGCAGCACATCGCCAACGTCCCCCAG GGCGTGCAGATGGTGGTAGACCAGTTTGAGGTGCCTCGACAGCAGATTATCTCTGACCTGGGGG GGCTCAGCCGGAGCGTGGGGCTCTCCATCCACGCGCAGCTGAAGGCCGTGACCTACGCAGCACTGCTGGacctgcaggacagggctggag ACCTACAGACCTCGCTGCACCATTTACAGATTCTCGACAGGACGGCGCGGGCGCTGGCGGCGGCGCGGGCCCAGCTGGAGCCGGCgctgcgggagcggcggcgcCGCGTGGTCGAGCTGCTGGACGACCCGCGCTGCACCTCCTGCGCCAGCGTCCTGGGCAGGGCACGCAGCCTGGAGCTGGGCGCCGACTACAGCAAG GTGCCGTCGGTGGAGAAGGTTCTGAAGGCGCTGGCTGGTCTGCCCCGAAGTGACTTTGCAGAGATGATTCGTCAG GGCAATGGCACCTTCAACTCCATCCCGGAGCTGGCTGTGGAGAGGATGGCACAGATTATCCAGG ATCTGCGGGAGGAGATGGCCCGTGTTACAGAGAAGGTGCAGTCCATCGCTGATGGCTTCCCCCTCCCCGACTACACCGGGCCCATCAGCGAAGTCCTGGTGAAGGTGGAGGATGGGAGCCAGCCGTACCTCCGGGAGGTGGAGCGCTTTGAGCAGTACAG gTGGATCGCGGGCACGGTGCTGTGCTCCATCATCCTCCTCATCCTCGCTTGCAACGTGGCAGGGATGGCCCTGGGGACCTACGGGCTCTCCAAGCGGGAGGACCCGGGTGACTATGAGTGCCGAGGAGAAGCCGGCGCCAAGTTTCTCCTGGT TGGCGTGGGCCTGGCTTTCCTGTTCTCCTGGCTCCTCATCCTCCTGGTTTTTGCCACCTTCCTGGTTGGGGGCAACATCCAGACGCTGGTTTGCAGGAATTGGGTCAACCAGGAGATTTTTAAG TTCATCGACACCCCCGGGAACCTGCCTCCATCCATGAACCTCACCCGCCAGCTCAACATCAGGAGGGAATCCAACCTCAGCACCACGTACCg GGAGTGCAAGAGCGGCGCGGGGCTGTGGGAGGTGCTGCAGCTCGACAGGTCCTACGACCTGGATGAGCACCTAAAATCCCCCAAG TACACGGCCGATTTCCAGAAGCTCCTGGGTGACTTCACCACGCGGTTGGGTGACGTGCGGCTGCTGCGCAGCGAGGGCCGGCAGGACCTGGAGACCTTCGCCCGCAGCGGCGTGGATGAGGTGGACTATGGGCGCTTCCAGGAGGAG ATGAAAAACCCGGTGGTGCAGACCAGCCTGCCTGGCTTGGCGAGGAGCCTCGAGGGGCTGCAGAAAATGCAG AGGAACGGCACGGTGGCAGGGCGGCTGGCCGCCGAGGCCCGGGCCCTCTGGCAGATGCAAAACTCCACGGTGCAATCACAGGAGGCTTTGGTG GCAAAGCTGGGGGAAAGTGTCCAGTTCCTCTCCCGCTTGGCGCCGCATCTCCAG GAGCGGGTGAAGACGACCCTGGCCACCACGGCCTCGGTGGAAGCCCGGCTGCCTGTGCAAGCCCAGCAGATCCTCCGGCAG GAGATCGGCTGCTTCACACGGCGGGAGCTGCGCTACTTCTCGCAGTACCTCAGCTGGGTGGGACAGACA CTGAGGGAGGACGTGGCTTCGTGCCAGCCGCTCGCCACGGCGCTGGACAACGGGGGGGTGATCTTGTGTGACCGCATCGCTGAGCCCTGG AACGCTTTCTGGTTCAGCCTGGGGTgctgcaccttcttcctcatccCCAACATCATCTTCGCCATCAGGCTCACCAAACACTTCCGCCCCATCCGGAACCGGCTCAT CTCTACGGGGTCAGAGGAGACCTGTCCCTTCCACATCCCGCGTGTCACGGCGCTCAAGCTCTAG